A window of Panicum virgatum strain AP13 chromosome 8K, P.virgatum_v5, whole genome shotgun sequence contains these coding sequences:
- the LOC120646251 gene encoding glutaredoxin-C15-like encodes MADRVATLSTEKAVVVFTASQCPMCHTVLSLFSDLSVCAAVHEVDQDLRGREVERELARRLGRTPPVPAVFIGGNLVGSTDRVMSLHLAGKLVPMLKAAGAIWV; translated from the coding sequence ATGGCCGATAGGGTGGCGACGCTGTCGACGGAGAAGGCGGTGGTGGTCTTCACGGCGAGCCAGTGCCCGATGTGCCACACGGTGCTGAGCCTCTTCTCCGACCTCAGCGTGTGCGCGGCGGTGCACGAGGTGGACCAGGACCTGCGAGGCCGCGAGGTGGAGCGGGAGCTCGCCCGCCGCCTCGGCCGCACGCCGCCCGTCCCCGCCGTCTTCATCGGCGGCAACCTCGTCGGCTCCACCGACAGGGTCATGTCGCTGCACCTCGCCGGAAAGCTCGTGCCCATGCTCAAGGCGGCCGGGGCCATATGGGTCTGA